The Streptomyces spororaveus genome includes a region encoding these proteins:
- a CDS encoding MAB_1171c family putative transporter — MTVLFLLVLATAVAWKVYQLTKAPRDGALRSVTLCLVCAALSYPVAMPGGASGVDTVAGHGAAKLVQNLLLLGTVYFLMCFYLYSSADRVTSRRRARREAVVVLGVAVVLVAAATTVPHETFAGSFSSADMTITQLAAFYGIAGLYLTYALGAAGVWTVRYARLSPRPHSTGLWITAVGLLAMAAACAVRAVFVATRWQGGTVPKGLMASVAMLLVVSILLFVVGVSYSGARSRLSALQVWRQHRRGYHRLDALWTLLSARFPETVLASRSTLLERWGVRGVHRLYHRRVVECRDGLVRISPLMGDLTPEELMSMDANVLADRLRTAAAAGVHTLEEAQPVIPLAVPRTDSRGADAAHLFALSDALRAA; from the coding sequence ATGACCGTCCTCTTCCTTCTCGTCCTCGCCACTGCCGTGGCGTGGAAGGTGTACCAGCTCACGAAGGCCCCCCGCGACGGAGCCCTTCGGTCTGTGACGCTCTGCCTGGTGTGCGCCGCCCTCTCCTACCCGGTGGCCATGCCAGGAGGAGCGAGCGGCGTGGACACCGTCGCCGGCCACGGCGCGGCCAAGCTCGTACAGAACTTGCTGCTACTCGGCACGGTGTACTTCCTGATGTGCTTCTACCTGTACTCGTCGGCCGATCGGGTGACCAGCAGGCGGCGAGCACGCCGGGAGGCCGTCGTTGTCCTCGGTGTCGCGGTGGTCCTCGTCGCCGCGGCCACGACCGTGCCGCACGAGACCTTCGCCGGCAGCTTCTCGTCAGCGGACATGACCATCACCCAGCTCGCCGCCTTCTACGGCATTGCCGGCCTGTATCTCACGTACGCGCTGGGCGCGGCGGGCGTCTGGACCGTTCGCTATGCCCGGCTCTCTCCGCGCCCGCATTCCACAGGGCTGTGGATCACGGCGGTCGGGCTGCTGGCCATGGCCGCGGCCTGCGCGGTCCGCGCGGTCTTCGTCGCGACCCGCTGGCAGGGCGGCACCGTACCGAAGGGCCTGATGGCCTCGGTGGCGATGCTGCTGGTCGTCTCCATCCTCCTCTTCGTCGTAGGGGTCTCCTACTCCGGTGCCCGCAGCCGCCTCTCGGCCCTCCAGGTGTGGAGGCAGCACCGGCGCGGGTACCACCGGCTGGATGCGCTGTGGACTCTGCTCTCCGCCCGGTTCCCCGAGACGGTCCTCGCCTCGCGGTCGACGCTGCTCGAACGGTGGGGTGTGCGTGGCGTGCACCGCCTCTACCACCGCCGCGTGGTCGAGTGTCGGGACGGGCTGGTCCGCATCAGCCCGCTCATGGGCGACCTGACCCCCGAGGAGCTGATGTCCATGGACGCCAACGTCTTGGCCGACCGTCTCCGTACGGCAGCCGCTGCAGGCGTCCACACGCTCGAGGAAGCCCAGCCGGTGATCCCACTGGCCGTGCCCCGGACCGACAGCCGCGGCGCTGACGCCGCTCACCTCTTCGCCCTCTCCGACGCACTTCGCGCCGCCTGA
- a CDS encoding amidohydrolase family protein → MLITAGRILTGDAEVADGAALVRDGIITAVGPRADIEAQAGSGELRHDFPDSTLLPGLIDAHVHLVFDAGADPVATMQEASDQDLLEGMRKRADQLLATGVTTARDLGDRSGLALRLAQEIAAGNSAGPRIIGAGAPITPPGGHCWFLGGEVSDAEEARALVQRNVAAGAKVVKVMAGGGGLTKGGAPSWKSQFGAEELAVVVEEAHRAGLKVAAHAHGTDAIADAVTAGVDTIEHCTWMTEDGFDLREDVLAQIIEKGIYVCPAVSPHWRMLPRFFGEEKAAAMFALVRQMAEAGARLIAGTDAGVQRAGFDGIVGALGFYEHLGVSRDRILAMATTDAAAALGVGKQTGRVAPGYTADLLVVDGNPLEDLAALGAVRAVFANGRQHQAA, encoded by the coding sequence ATGCTGATCACAGCCGGCCGCATCCTGACCGGAGACGCCGAAGTAGCCGACGGAGCCGCGCTCGTACGGGACGGCATCATCACGGCCGTCGGACCGCGGGCAGACATCGAAGCACAGGCCGGCAGCGGTGAGCTGCGGCACGATTTCCCGGACTCCACCCTGCTGCCCGGCTTGATCGACGCCCACGTCCACCTCGTCTTCGACGCCGGCGCCGATCCCGTCGCCACCATGCAGGAAGCCAGCGACCAGGACCTGCTGGAGGGCATGCGCAAGCGCGCCGACCAGCTGCTGGCCACCGGCGTCACCACGGCCCGCGACCTCGGCGACCGGAGCGGCCTCGCCCTGCGCCTCGCCCAGGAGATCGCCGCTGGCAACTCGGCAGGCCCCCGCATCATCGGAGCCGGAGCACCCATCACCCCGCCCGGCGGCCACTGCTGGTTCCTCGGCGGCGAAGTCTCCGATGCCGAAGAAGCCCGCGCCCTGGTCCAGCGCAACGTGGCCGCCGGAGCCAAGGTCGTCAAGGTAATGGCCGGCGGCGGCGGACTCACCAAGGGCGGAGCGCCCAGCTGGAAGAGCCAATTCGGCGCGGAAGAACTCGCGGTCGTCGTGGAGGAGGCCCACCGAGCCGGCCTCAAGGTCGCCGCCCATGCGCACGGCACCGACGCCATCGCCGACGCGGTGACCGCCGGCGTCGACACCATCGAGCACTGCACCTGGATGACCGAGGACGGCTTCGACCTCCGCGAGGACGTCCTGGCGCAGATCATCGAGAAGGGCATCTACGTATGCCCGGCCGTCAGCCCGCACTGGCGGATGCTCCCGCGCTTCTTCGGCGAGGAGAAGGCAGCGGCCATGTTCGCGCTCGTACGGCAGATGGCCGAGGCCGGGGCCCGGCTGATCGCCGGCACCGACGCCGGTGTCCAGCGCGCCGGGTTCGACGGGATCGTCGGAGCCCTCGGCTTCTACGAGCACCTCGGTGTCTCCCGCGACCGAATCCTGGCCATGGCCACCACCGACGCCGCCGCAGCGCTCGGAGTCGGCAAGCAGACCGGCCGCGTCGCACCCGGCTACACCGCCGACCTCCTCGTGGTCGACGGCAACCCGCTCGAAGACCTGGCCGCACTCGGTGCGGTGCGCGCCGTGTTCGCCAACGGCCGCCAGCACCAAGCCGCGTAA
- a CDS encoding helix-turn-helix domain-containing protein has product MPARIFDGQRVRALRRSAELTQEAVATAVGVHATSVTAWERGTSHPDPERLPALARALGQSLGELFPRDGLPTLADLRADAGFFQNEVPEFLGTKSAGPVANAERAKRRLSGVYVEPLAKAYGVSVEQLMAAQERSFGVEVPEPHPEVPTSLADKMRYLLDNPGDDQVPPSDADIARTVNEYVGARVISAGGVADLRTGEVTEASPPVLEGLSAAFGVSALFFRSRDVVKQQVAEGLTLLAHVKSGSIRGLKGRQMGPEGLPTEVMAMINEMVAEIEERGLPGA; this is encoded by the coding sequence ATGCCGGCACGTATCTTCGATGGACAGCGTGTACGCGCGCTCCGTCGCTCCGCCGAACTGACGCAGGAGGCCGTGGCTACCGCCGTGGGAGTCCACGCGACCAGCGTGACCGCGTGGGAGCGGGGCACGAGCCACCCCGATCCGGAGAGGCTTCCGGCTCTCGCCCGCGCGCTGGGACAGTCGCTCGGCGAGCTGTTCCCGCGCGACGGTCTGCCCACCCTGGCCGATCTACGTGCCGATGCCGGCTTCTTCCAGAACGAGGTTCCGGAGTTCCTGGGGACCAAGTCCGCCGGCCCCGTCGCGAATGCGGAGCGGGCCAAGCGGCGGCTCTCGGGTGTCTATGTCGAGCCGCTGGCCAAGGCGTACGGCGTGAGCGTCGAGCAGCTGATGGCAGCCCAGGAACGCTCGTTCGGTGTGGAGGTGCCCGAGCCTCACCCCGAAGTGCCCACGAGCCTTGCCGACAAGATGCGCTATCTGCTGGACAACCCCGGCGACGACCAAGTGCCGCCCTCGGATGCTGACATCGCCCGCACGGTGAACGAGTACGTCGGTGCGCGGGTGATCTCCGCGGGCGGTGTGGCGGACCTGCGCACGGGCGAGGTGACCGAGGCGTCTCCGCCTGTCCTGGAGGGTCTCAGCGCTGCGTTCGGTGTCAGCGCCCTCTTCTTCCGCAGCCGCGACGTGGTCAAGCAGCAGGTGGCCGAGGGGCTGACGCTCCTCGCGCACGTGAAGTCCGGCAGCATTCGAGGCCTGAAAGGCCGACAGATGGGGCCCGAGGGGCTGCCCACCGAGGTCATGGCCATGATCAATGAAATGGTCGCGGAAATTGAAGAGCGGGGCCTGCCCGGCGCCTAG
- a CDS encoding ATP-binding protein: MTRARLADPQPAVSDRLQARLAARLAARGIDPAAPVLADTPEPIPALEAAQRRIPYDYRDAFADHPAVMAWVRTIAGAATAPHTDDHNPHWGSGGRRVIARGPSLLLWGNTGAGKTRQAYGAIRSLTAAGCAVRWHAVKAVDLFGQMRQRSGVDVEWLLRDIARVPLLLLDDLGAGKSSEWNEEITFRLLAWRGENHLPTLVTTNLAPIRTERTDPRQPVLRDKVGDRILSRLSGMCTPVEFDGPDRRFQRA, from the coding sequence GTGACCCGCGCCCGTCTCGCCGACCCGCAGCCCGCCGTCTCCGACCGCCTGCAGGCCCGCCTCGCTGCCCGCCTCGCTGCCCGCGGCATCGACCCGGCCGCCCCGGTCCTGGCGGACACTCCGGAGCCGATCCCGGCCCTGGAGGCAGCCCAGCGGCGCATCCCGTACGACTACCGGGACGCGTTCGCCGATCACCCGGCGGTCATGGCCTGGGTGCGGACCATCGCCGGGGCGGCGACCGCGCCGCACACCGATGACCACAACCCTCACTGGGGCAGTGGCGGGCGCCGGGTGATCGCCCGCGGGCCTTCGCTGCTGCTGTGGGGCAACACCGGTGCGGGCAAGACCCGTCAGGCGTACGGAGCGATCCGCTCGCTCACCGCCGCCGGGTGCGCGGTCCGCTGGCACGCCGTCAAGGCCGTCGACCTCTTCGGGCAGATGCGCCAGCGCAGCGGCGTGGACGTCGAGTGGCTGCTGCGCGATATCGCCCGGGTGCCGCTGCTGCTCCTGGACGACCTCGGCGCCGGCAAGTCGAGCGAGTGGAACGAGGAGATCACCTTCCGGCTGCTGGCCTGGCGCGGTGAGAATCACCTCCCGACGCTGGTCACCACCAACCTGGCGCCGATCCGCACCGAGCGTACGGACCCGCGGCAGCCGGTGCTGCGCGACAAGGTGGGCGACCGGATCCTCTCCCGGCTGTCTGGGATGTGCACCCCCGTCGAGTTCGACGGCCCGGACCGCCGCTTCCAGCGCGCCTGA
- a CDS encoding WhiB family transcriptional regulator: MRYITTNTPPTDLHGVADISWHARAACNGVDPSTADELFFHTPNDDYAIAEAKEICSWCPVRRECFGYALDNEVKEGVWGGLTESERLTWHDQVENRLDYSRVKAAIEGRDVQLSRLERRTLTRYASAQGWSPNRLAHTLQIGVEWARDLLRVEARAIENRDLHNLASDPNPTETARQAALDGQQPPRSGQAHDGDGPERDRSLPRKDRRGKVLAQKPRPVARHVQTQALINNLRTAV, from the coding sequence ATGCGCTACATCACCACCAACACCCCTCCCACAGACCTCCACGGCGTCGCCGATATCAGCTGGCACGCCCGAGCCGCCTGCAACGGAGTCGACCCTTCCACCGCGGACGAGCTGTTCTTCCACACGCCCAACGACGACTACGCCATTGCGGAGGCGAAGGAGATCTGCAGCTGGTGCCCGGTCCGCCGCGAATGCTTCGGCTACGCCCTGGACAACGAGGTCAAGGAGGGCGTCTGGGGCGGCCTGACGGAGAGCGAACGCCTGACCTGGCATGACCAGGTCGAGAACCGGCTGGACTACAGCCGGGTGAAGGCCGCGATCGAGGGCCGGGACGTCCAGCTGAGCCGACTGGAGCGCAGGACACTCACCCGCTACGCGAGCGCCCAGGGCTGGAGCCCGAACCGCCTCGCCCACACCCTCCAGATCGGTGTCGAGTGGGCCCGTGACCTGCTCCGGGTGGAAGCCCGCGCCATCGAAAACCGCGACCTCCACAACCTCGCCTCGGATCCCAATCCGACCGAGACCGCCCGGCAGGCCGCCCTCGACGGGCAGCAGCCCCCACGCTCCGGCCAAGCCCACGACGGTGACGGCCCCGAGCGCGACCGCAGCCTTCCCCGCAAGGACAGACGGGGCAAGGTCCTGGCGCAGAAGCCGAGGCCGGTGGCTCGCCACGTGCAGACCCAGGCCCTGATCAACAATCTCCGGACGGCAGTATGA
- a CDS encoding DUF2637 domain-containing protein translates to MSTPGTGSRATKSTESAERFTLAAAGAVIAALTAAAFWLSYAHLAEVAGQHGLANSPERQWAWPGTLDAFIVIGELLMLRAGLRKVTDWWAVALTAIGSVGSIVLNVAGVSGTGTDPVPVLDYVVAAVPPTAALLAFGVLMRQIHQHVAAPADEAPLPTEDVPGGEMAVRTTSGDQPSAQSGDGNGTAVPAGGDHRAEARPGGDRTSTVPEHRHGPQPVPAGADTPKATGTVPGPGTGDRQNRDRPGTVPTPNPGPHTVPVPPGDRPEGTDGPQHGDRPGTVTPAGTSNEPRTVPNPVPNIKSTSGDRPGHAPATVRNNGISGDRPRHDRTSSIPGTGDRQGTVPGTETDGPRPHPAPDGDQDKAGDRDGDRGNADPEDPPANPRRGPVPKPKRGTGNRVPDGSRTGRGPRSRPRLTEDEIVDRLRPHVRTALERDGNEAVTRVQLRAIMRAQQIPIRNDRLTPILARLRDDNTKTRSHR, encoded by the coding sequence ATGAGCACCCCCGGCACGGGCTCCAGGGCAACGAAGAGCACCGAGTCCGCCGAGCGGTTCACGCTCGCCGCCGCCGGAGCCGTCATCGCGGCGCTCACCGCCGCCGCCTTCTGGTTGAGTTACGCGCACCTGGCCGAGGTCGCCGGCCAGCACGGCCTGGCCAACTCGCCCGAGCGCCAGTGGGCCTGGCCGGGAACCTTGGATGCCTTCATCGTCATCGGTGAACTGCTGATGCTGCGGGCGGGGCTGCGCAAGGTCACCGACTGGTGGGCTGTGGCTCTCACCGCCATCGGATCGGTCGGCTCGATCGTGCTCAACGTCGCCGGCGTCAGCGGGACCGGCACCGACCCGGTCCCCGTGCTGGACTACGTGGTCGCCGCGGTCCCGCCCACCGCCGCCCTGCTGGCCTTCGGCGTGCTGATGCGACAGATTCACCAGCACGTCGCCGCACCCGCAGACGAAGCTCCGCTCCCCACGGAGGACGTCCCCGGGGGGGAGATGGCCGTCCGGACAACCAGTGGGGACCAGCCCTCCGCCCAGTCAGGGGACGGCAACGGGACCGCGGTCCCCGCCGGCGGGGACCATCGCGCGGAGGCACGTCCGGGTGGGGACCGGACGAGCACGGTCCCCGAGCACAGGCACGGTCCCCAACCGGTCCCCGCTGGCGCCGATACGCCGAAGGCAACGGGGACCGTCCCCGGCCCGGGGACCGGGGACCGCCAGAACCGGGACCGGCCAGGCACGGTCCCCACACCGAACCCCGGTCCCCACACGGTCCCCGTCCCGCCCGGGGACCGTCCTGAGGGGACCGACGGTCCCCAGCACGGGGACCGTCCCGGGACCGTCACCCCTGCGGGGACCAGCAACGAGCCCCGCACGGTCCCCAACCCGGTCCCCAACATCAAGTCCACCAGCGGGGACCGGCCGGGGCACGCGCCCGCAACGGTGCGGAACAACGGCATCAGCGGGGACCGCCCCCGCCACGACCGCACCTCCTCGATCCCGGGGACCGGGGACCGTCAGGGGACGGTCCCCGGGACCGAGACGGACGGTCCCCGTCCCCACCCCGCACCGGACGGGGACCAGGACAAGGCCGGGGACCGTGACGGGGACCGGGGCAACGCCGACCCCGAGGACCCGCCGGCGAACCCGCGCCGGGGACCGGTCCCCAAACCGAAGCGGGGGACGGGGAACCGCGTACCGGACGGGTCCCGCACCGGACGGGGACCGCGGTCCCGTCCCCGCCTCACCGAGGACGAGATCGTCGATCGGCTGCGTCCCCACGTGCGGACCGCGCTTGAACGGGACGGCAACGAAGCGGTCACCCGCGTGCAACTGCGAGCGATCATGCGCGCCCAGCAGATCCCCATCCGCAACGACCGCCTCACCCCAATCCTCGCCCGACTGCGCGACGACAACACCAAGACGAGGAGCCACCGATGA
- a CDS encoding plasmid mobilization protein, protein MANPPNSATTDPDQPEDNSTSRRASWDGSVASVKPAPEGAGADLHQGAQVLLASTGGGSKPEQEEKPSERRSRRDRADRARQRPRQPREKKRLHQPNTRFNEEEFSLIKSAAASCHLSVAGFLARAALAAARDLDRTSAEIADEREVITALFESRRRLGWAGSNLNQVSKALNSGADVPQLDATLSAVQRAAETVHEAAAQLIAQRTP, encoded by the coding sequence ATGGCGAACCCGCCGAATAGCGCGACCACCGACCCCGATCAGCCGGAAGACAACTCGACCTCGCGGCGAGCAAGTTGGGACGGAAGCGTAGCTTCCGTCAAACCCGCCCCCGAGGGGGCGGGAGCGGACCTGCACCAGGGGGCGCAGGTCCTTCTGGCTTCGACCGGGGGCGGATCGAAGCCTGAGCAGGAAGAGAAGCCGTCCGAGCGTCGCAGCCGCCGTGACCGCGCCGACCGCGCCCGACAGCGCCCGCGCCAGCCGCGAGAGAAGAAGCGCCTGCACCAGCCCAATACCCGTTTCAACGAAGAAGAGTTCTCGCTGATCAAGTCCGCCGCTGCCAGCTGTCATCTGTCCGTCGCCGGTTTCCTTGCCCGCGCCGCTCTCGCCGCTGCCCGTGACCTCGACCGCACCAGCGCCGAGATCGCCGACGAGCGCGAAGTGATCACCGCCCTGTTCGAGAGCCGGCGCAGGCTCGGCTGGGCCGGCAGCAACCTGAACCAGGTCTCCAAGGCCCTGAACTCAGGTGCTGACGTCCCCCAGCTCGACGCGACGCTCTCCGCCGTCCAGCGGGCCGCCGAGACCGTTCACGAAGCCGCCGCACAGCTGATCGCGCAGCGCACGCCGTGA
- a CDS encoding relaxase/mobilization nuclease domain-containing protein — protein MIPSVNDPGSRTIGLLAYLYGPGKHEEHTDPHLVASFDGMPPDPGRDPKATLKDLQQLLDQPVEALPEHARPAKHVWHTSVRATAGDRILSDEEWGEIARRIVAATGIDPGDGEPACRWAAVRHADDHIHIIATLVCEDGSRPDDFRSGKRAQAECRLIEKELGLHQVAPGDGTAAQRPTSAERHKAERQGRERTAREELRETVRRAVAGTQSEGEFFERLASSGLLVHKRVAPSGDLLGYKVALPDDRNKKGEPVFYPGARLAPDLSLPRIRERWTATVAAGQDGEGVTADAPLRSVPGPASARRAATTAAWQAVLVFDDGDDGVISAHIAAAGEVLDALAKTSAAHTRKQLGEAASAFERASRSHVRAARGHDRALRQAARDLVHGGPALGRGEDGASTAMLIDMAFFLVTAAAAWHGKREHAQQAAAALQAAEHLRAAYQAASGHPMAVLHQRGRLLPPALQRRHAAVLREAVPELAEQVLAEAGWPALAATLADAEAAGHDPADLLVQATGRRELDTASSVSDVLVWRLRRLAGLPADASAMPLHGNTTERPSRSHTNSPAGTRQDSRNRTRGH, from the coding sequence GTGATCCCCAGCGTCAACGACCCCGGATCGCGGACCATCGGCCTCCTCGCCTACCTGTACGGGCCGGGCAAGCACGAGGAGCACACCGACCCGCACCTCGTCGCGTCCTTCGACGGCATGCCCCCCGATCCCGGTCGGGATCCGAAAGCCACCTTGAAGGACCTCCAGCAGCTCCTCGACCAGCCCGTCGAGGCCCTCCCGGAGCACGCCCGACCCGCCAAGCACGTGTGGCACACCTCCGTGCGCGCCACCGCGGGCGACCGGATCCTTTCCGACGAGGAGTGGGGCGAGATCGCCCGCCGGATCGTAGCCGCCACCGGCATCGATCCGGGCGACGGCGAGCCGGCCTGCCGCTGGGCCGCCGTACGGCACGCCGACGACCACATCCACATCATCGCCACCCTGGTGTGCGAGGACGGCAGCCGCCCCGACGACTTCCGCTCCGGCAAGCGGGCCCAGGCCGAGTGCCGCCTCATCGAGAAGGAACTCGGCCTGCACCAGGTCGCGCCCGGTGACGGCACCGCCGCCCAGCGCCCAACCAGCGCCGAACGCCACAAGGCCGAGCGCCAGGGCCGCGAGCGCACCGCCCGGGAAGAACTGCGCGAGACGGTGCGCCGTGCGGTCGCCGGCACCCAGAGCGAGGGGGAGTTCTTCGAACGCCTGGCCTCATCGGGTCTGCTCGTCCATAAGCGGGTCGCACCGTCCGGTGATCTCCTCGGGTACAAGGTCGCGCTGCCCGATGACCGCAACAAGAAGGGTGAGCCGGTCTTCTACCCGGGTGCGCGGCTCGCCCCGGACCTGTCCCTGCCCCGCATCCGCGAGCGTTGGACGGCCACCGTGGCGGCCGGGCAGGACGGCGAGGGCGTCACCGCGGATGCTCCGCTGCGCTCGGTGCCCGGTCCTGCTTCCGCGCGGCGGGCCGCGACGACCGCCGCGTGGCAGGCGGTGCTGGTGTTCGACGACGGCGACGACGGCGTGATCTCCGCGCACATCGCGGCGGCGGGCGAGGTCCTGGACGCGCTCGCCAAGACCTCCGCCGCGCACACCCGCAAGCAACTGGGCGAGGCGGCCTCCGCGTTCGAGCGGGCGTCACGCTCCCACGTCCGGGCAGCACGGGGGCACGACCGCGCCCTGCGCCAGGCCGCCCGTGACCTCGTCCACGGCGGGCCGGCACTCGGGCGCGGGGAGGACGGGGCGAGCACCGCGATGCTGATCGACATGGCGTTCTTCCTCGTCACCGCCGCCGCGGCATGGCACGGAAAGAGGGAACACGCCCAGCAGGCCGCTGCTGCCCTGCAGGCCGCCGAACACCTGCGCGCCGCCTACCAGGCCGCATCCGGCCACCCCATGGCCGTACTGCACCAGCGGGGCCGCCTCCTGCCCCCGGCACTCCAGCGGCGGCATGCCGCCGTCCTGCGCGAAGCGGTGCCGGAGCTCGCCGAGCAGGTCCTGGCCGAGGCCGGGTGGCCTGCGCTCGCTGCCACCCTCGCCGACGCCGAAGCGGCCGGCCACGATCCGGCCGACCTCCTCGTGCAGGCCACTGGGCGAAGGGAGTTGGACACCGCGTCCTCGGTCAGCGATGTCCTGGTGTGGCGGCTGCGTCGTCTGGCCGGGCTCCCCGCCGACGCGTCCGCGATGCCCCTCCACGGCAATACCACCGAACGGCCGTCGCGTTCGCACACGAACAGCCCCGCAGGCACCCGCCAGGACAGCCGTAACCGGACCCGTGGACATTGA
- a CDS encoding STAS domain-containing protein, translating into MITTDVQHCGSSVLVSASGQLDEDAGAVLQQALDGVGVDTRDLMVDLHGVVSMDSAGLLHLLDMHRRAECLGLRVLAVGWQPQPQQLMADVAGIRGPGSATGERYALPGFRKLMEQRAQRARHFADFDIETPIASTAPGE; encoded by the coding sequence ATGATCACCACGGACGTCCAGCACTGCGGCAGCTCCGTCCTGGTCAGTGCCAGCGGGCAGCTCGACGAGGACGCGGGGGCGGTGCTCCAGCAGGCGCTGGACGGCGTCGGCGTCGACACGCGGGACCTCATGGTCGATCTGCACGGCGTGGTATCCATGGACTCCGCCGGCCTGCTCCATCTCCTGGACATGCACCGGCGCGCGGAGTGCCTGGGCCTGCGCGTCCTGGCCGTCGGCTGGCAGCCCCAGCCCCAGCAACTCATGGCAGACGTCGCCGGTATCCGAGGGCCGGGTTCTGCCACCGGGGAGCGGTACGCGCTGCCGGGCTTCCGCAAGCTTATGGAGCAACGCGCACAGCGCGCTCGGCACTTCGCGGACTTCGATATCGAAACGCCGATCGCCTCCACCGCACCAGGTGAGTGA